A single genomic interval of Equus quagga isolate Etosha38 chromosome 19, UCLA_HA_Equagga_1.0, whole genome shotgun sequence harbors:
- the UBE2N gene encoding ubiquitin-conjugating enzyme E2 N has product MAGLPRRIIKETQRLLAEPVPGIKAEPDESNARYFHVVIAGPQDSPFEGGTFKLELFLPEEYPMAAPKVRFMTKIYHPNVDKLGRICLDILKDKWSPALQIRTVLLSIQALLSAPNPDDPLANDVAEQWKTNEAQAIETARAWTRLYAMNNI; this is encoded by the exons GAAACCCAGCGTTTGCTGGCAGAACCAGTTCCCGGCATTAAAGCAGAACCAGATGAGAGCAACGCCCGTTATTTTCATGTGGTCATTGCTGGCCCCCAGGATTCCCCCTTTGAGGGAGGGACTTTTAAACTTGAACTATTCCTTCCAGAAGAATACCCGATGGCAGCCCCTAAAGTACGTTTCATGACCAAAATTTATCATCCTAATGTAGACAAGTTGGGAAGAATATGTTTAGATATTTTGAAAG ATAAGTGGTCCCCAGCACTGCAGATCCGCACGGTTCTGCTATCGATCCAGGCTTTGTTAAGTGCTCCCAATCCAGATGACCCGTTAGCAAATGATGTAGCGGAGCAGTGGAAGACCAATGAAGCCCAAGCCATAGAAACag CTAGAGCATGGACTAGGCTATATGCCATGAATAATATTTAA
- the NUDT4 gene encoding diphosphoinositol polyphosphate phosphohydrolase 2 isoform X2 — MMKFKPNQTRTYDREGFKKRAACLCFRSEQEDEVLLVSSSRYPDQWIVPGGGMEPEEEPGGAAVREVYEEAGVKGKLGRLLGIFENQDRKHRTYVYVLTVTEILEDWEDSVNIGRKREWFKVEDAIKVLQCHKPVHAEYLEKLKLGCSPSNGNSTVPSLPDNNTLFVTAAQTPGLPSSIR; from the exons ATGATGAAGTTCAAGCCCAACCAGACGCGGACCTACGACCGCGAGGGCTTCAAGAAGCGGGCGGCGTGCCTGTGCTTCCGGAGCGAGCAGGAGGACGAG GTGCTGTTGGTGAGCAGCAGTCGGTACCCAGACCAATGGATCGTCCCAGGCGGAGGCATGGAGCCCGAGGAGGAGCCTGGTGGTGCCGCGGTGAGGGAGGTCTATGAAgag gctGGAGTCAAAGGAAAATTAGGCAGACTCCTGGGCATATTTGAG AACCAAGACCGAAAGCACAGGACATATGTTTATGTTCTTACTGTCACTGAAATATTAGAAGATTGGGAAGATTCTGTTAATATAG gaaggaagagagagtggtTCAAAGTTGAAGATGCTATCAAAGTTCTCCAGTGTCATAAGCCTGTACATGCAGAGTATCTGGAAAAACTAAAGCTGGGTTGTTCTCCATCCAATGGCAATTCCACTGTCCCTTCCCTTCCAGATAATAACACCTTGTTTGTAACTGCTGCACAGACCCCTGGGTTGCCATCTAGTATCAGATAG
- the NUDT4 gene encoding diphosphoinositol polyphosphate phosphohydrolase 2 isoform X1 gives MMKFKPNQTRTYDREGFKKRAACLCFRSEQEDEVLLVSSSRYPDQWIVPGGGMEPEEEPGGAAVREVYEEAGVKGKLGRLLGIFEQNQDRKHRTYVYVLTVTEILEDWEDSVNIGRKREWFKVEDAIKVLQCHKPVHAEYLEKLKLGCSPSNGNSTVPSLPDNNTLFVTAAQTPGLPSSIR, from the exons ATGATGAAGTTCAAGCCCAACCAGACGCGGACCTACGACCGCGAGGGCTTCAAGAAGCGGGCGGCGTGCCTGTGCTTCCGGAGCGAGCAGGAGGACGAG GTGCTGTTGGTGAGCAGCAGTCGGTACCCAGACCAATGGATCGTCCCAGGCGGAGGCATGGAGCCCGAGGAGGAGCCTGGTGGTGCCGCGGTGAGGGAGGTCTATGAAgag gctGGAGTCAAAGGAAAATTAGGCAGACTCCTGGGCATATTTGAG CAGAACCAAGACCGAAAGCACAGGACATATGTTTATGTTCTTACTGTCACTGAAATATTAGAAGATTGGGAAGATTCTGTTAATATAG gaaggaagagagagtggtTCAAAGTTGAAGATGCTATCAAAGTTCTCCAGTGTCATAAGCCTGTACATGCAGAGTATCTGGAAAAACTAAAGCTGGGTTGTTCTCCATCCAATGGCAATTCCACTGTCCCTTCCCTTCCAGATAATAACACCTTGTTTGTAACTGCTGCACAGACCCCTGGGTTGCCATCTAGTATCAGATAG